A window of the Paenibacillus woosongensis genome harbors these coding sequences:
- a CDS encoding RidA family protein, producing the protein MMTRTYNHGVAWEEGSGISQGYSVNGTIYISGQFSHDMQSEFVGAGDIEAQTRQTLENLDRALAGFGVTKSNLAYVEIYLTNVKEHFEPCIQLFKEYMGQHRPAGSLIGVTSLAFPEQLIEISAVAHID; encoded by the coding sequence ATGATGACTAGAACTTATAATCACGGTGTTGCATGGGAAGAAGGCAGCGGTATTTCCCAAGGTTATTCCGTCAATGGCACGATTTACATTTCCGGGCAGTTCTCCCACGATATGCAGAGCGAGTTCGTAGGCGCGGGGGATATTGAGGCACAAACCAGACAGACGCTGGAAAATCTCGATCGCGCACTGGCAGGGTTCGGTGTCACGAAGTCTAACCTCGCATATGTTGAAATCTATCTGACCAATGTGAAGGAACATTTTGAGCCCTGCATCCAGCTGTTTAAAGAATATATGGGGCAGCATCGGCCTGCTGGCAGTCTTATTGGCGTGACCTCGTTAGCGTTCCCTGAGCAGCTGATCGAAATCAGTGCCGTCGCCCATATAGACTGA
- a CDS encoding winged helix-turn-helix transcriptional regulator: MGMTEYRGKVKNIQDTPFGYTLSVIGGKWKMVIIYLLAENEPVRFNDLKRQIGAITYKILSSQLKELEGDGMVERKEYPQIPPKVEYRLTEKAKTLLPILEGLCEWGAKNQHP, from the coding sequence ATGGGAATGACGGAATACAGAGGTAAGGTTAAAAATATTCAAGATACTCCGTTCGGTTATACGTTATCCGTCATTGGCGGGAAGTGGAAGATGGTGATTATTTACCTCTTGGCAGAAAATGAACCGGTTCGTTTTAACGATCTGAAGAGACAAATTGGGGCCATTACTTATAAAATACTGAGTTCACAACTCAAAGAATTGGAGGGGGATGGTATGGTCGAACGGAAAGAGTATCCGCAAATTCCTCCAAAAGTCGAGTACCGTCTCACAGAGAAAGCGAAAACACTGCTGCCTATTTTGGAAGGCCTATGTGAGTGGGGAGCAAAAAACCAACACCCTTGA
- a CDS encoding alcohol dehydrogenase catalytic domain-containing protein, translating into MILPLIFGLTAPLISEFVCELAGVIDDVGKEVQLFKPGDRVLGMNVKTFGAYAEYKCLSEESPLAVIPDTLTFEEAVAVCDGGATALTFLRDKAKS; encoded by the coding sequence TTGATTCTGCCTCTAATCTTTGGTTTAACAGCTCCCCTTATTTCCGAATTTGTATGCGAGCTAGCGGGAGTGATCGATGACGTCGGCAAGGAAGTACAGCTTTTTAAGCCAGGGGACCGCGTCTTGGGGATGAACGTCAAAACCTTTGGTGCTTACGCCGAATACAAGTGTCTTTCCGAAGAGAGCCCTCTTGCGGTTATACCGGACACCCTCACCTTTGAAGAAGCCGTCGCCGTCTGTGACGGAGGCGCCACCGCATTGACATTTCTAAGGGATAAGGCGAAATCTTAA
- a CDS encoding bifunctional metallophosphatase/5'-nucleotidase — protein MSWTKNVGKSSIRVAAAVLLLSQLLGATGSVSAASKDVEVHLLGINDLHGQLDTTSIVNDKKVGTAPILATYLKEAQAKYEHFLLFHNGDSVGASAPVSSLDRDEPTMEWMNMMGFDVASLGNHEFDQGIAALKAQIFGGLDPKEGKVTHAGAKFDYVNANVIETSTGKTLIKPYVIKEVGGVKIGFIGLVTKATPAKVSPSATAGVRFLSTEEEVEAVNKYAQELQDQGVETIIVLAHDPATTKDGVTTGEAADLAKALPADSPVDVIVAGDNHGYANGEVNGKLIVQAYSYGTAFEDIKLMIDPTTGDVTEKSATVITTYQEGVKEDPESLAIIKKSLDKHPELTKPVGTTDGSVTRTDAYNNEAPLGNLIADAMRQADFGDDGGAADFAFMNPGGIRADLPQGNVTFADLAKIQPFGNTLVKLELTGEQIQTLLEQQWGTNADGTPNTKTLQISGLKYTADFNKPVAERVTSLSLEDGTAIDPAKTYTAVVNNYMAAGGDNYKVLVDAKSSLAGPIDLDVFYQYIVDTYKGGSIKAKIEGRITNLASSTEQTDIPVTTDFISRAEFVSALVDILKLNEVATAPTFKDVAADAAYADAIAEATHAGFIQGYDGNFNPDHDITREEAATILAKLLNNQASDKNAATIISGFEDSKTVSSYAVESMAKLIDKGILGAAEENLLQPKQGLSMNEAKALIQKAVVVAKAS, from the coding sequence ATGTCATGGACAAAGAATGTGGGTAAAAGCAGTATTCGTGTGGCGGCTGCAGTACTATTACTGTCCCAGCTATTGGGCGCAACAGGTTCTGTCTCTGCTGCAAGCAAAGATGTAGAAGTACACTTGCTCGGAATCAATGATCTGCACGGTCAGTTAGATACGACATCGATAGTTAATGATAAGAAAGTAGGAACAGCACCAATTCTAGCAACCTATCTAAAAGAAGCTCAAGCCAAATATGAACACTTCCTGCTCTTCCATAATGGGGACTCTGTTGGTGCATCTGCCCCGGTCTCATCTCTAGATCGTGATGAGCCTACGATGGAGTGGATGAATATGATGGGCTTTGATGTAGCCTCTTTAGGCAATCACGAATTCGACCAGGGTATCGCTGCATTAAAAGCACAAATCTTTGGTGGCCTTGATCCAAAAGAAGGCAAAGTAACACATGCTGGTGCAAAATTTGATTATGTCAATGCCAACGTCATTGAGACCTCGACAGGCAAAACACTGATTAAGCCCTATGTGATTAAAGAAGTGGGTGGCGTCAAAATTGGATTTATCGGATTAGTCACGAAAGCTACACCTGCTAAAGTATCTCCATCTGCTACAGCTGGCGTGCGTTTCTTAAGCACAGAAGAAGAAGTTGAAGCCGTTAATAAATATGCACAAGAGTTACAAGATCAAGGTGTAGAGACGATTATCGTCTTGGCACATGATCCAGCAACAACCAAAGACGGTGTAACAACGGGAGAAGCGGCTGATTTAGCAAAGGCTTTGCCAGCAGATTCCCCTGTTGACGTTATCGTGGCAGGTGATAATCACGGTTATGCTAACGGTGAAGTGAATGGAAAATTGATTGTTCAGGCTTATTCTTATGGTACGGCATTTGAAGATATCAAGCTGATGATTGACCCAACTACGGGGGATGTAACCGAAAAATCAGCTACAGTTATAACGACTTATCAAGAGGGGGTAAAAGAAGACCCTGAATCTTTAGCTATTATTAAAAAATCATTAGACAAACATCCTGAGCTAACGAAGCCGGTAGGTACAACAGATGGTTCTGTGACTCGTACAGATGCTTATAATAACGAAGCTCCTCTAGGGAACCTCATTGCAGATGCAATGCGTCAGGCAGACTTTGGTGATGACGGGGGCGCTGCCGACTTTGCATTTATGAATCCCGGCGGTATTCGTGCGGATCTACCGCAAGGCAATGTGACCTTTGCTGATCTTGCTAAAATCCAACCTTTTGGCAATACTTTAGTGAAATTAGAGCTGACTGGTGAGCAAATTCAAACCTTGTTGGAGCAACAATGGGGAACAAATGCAGACGGTACACCAAACACAAAAACACTACAAATCTCCGGCTTGAAATATACTGCGGATTTCAATAAGCCAGTTGCAGAACGTGTTACTAGTCTTAGTCTTGAAGATGGCACCGCTATTGATCCTGCAAAAACATATACGGCTGTAGTTAACAACTATATGGCAGCAGGTGGAGATAACTATAAAGTGCTAGTGGATGCTAAATCATCCTTGGCAGGCCCTATCGATTTGGATGTATTCTACCAGTACATTGTAGATACGTATAAAGGCGGCAGTATTAAGGCTAAAATCGAAGGACGTATCACGAATCTTGCTTCATCTACAGAGCAAACAGATATACCTGTAACAACAGATTTCATTTCTCGCGCTGAATTTGTTAGTGCTCTAGTAGATATATTGAAGCTAAACGAAGTAGCTACAGCACCCACATTCAAGGATGTTGCTGCGGACGCTGCTTATGCAGATGCCATCGCTGAAGCTACTCATGCTGGTTTCATTCAAGGCTACGATGGTAACTTCAATCCCGATCATGATATCACTCGTGAAGAAGCTGCTACTATCCTTGCTAAATTGCTGAACAATCAAGCTTCTGATAAAAATGCGGCTACGATCATTTCAGGTTTCGAGGATAGTAAAACCGTTTCTAGCTATGCGGTTGAATCCATGGCAAAATTGATTGACAAAGGTATTCTTGGTGCAGCAGAGGAAAATTTGCTTCAACCTAAACAAGGTCTTTCTATGAATGAAGCAAAAGCTTTAATTCAAAAAGCTGTTGTTGTAGCAAAAGCTTCATAA
- a CDS encoding TetR/AcrR family transcriptional regulator: protein MSIYIEKSKKTKQLIQNSFIQILEKKSFESITIGDITKHAGINRGTFYSHYMDKFDLLGKIEQQLFADFGNHIDQLQSRYISIQLFEKDQEQIASTLFSFIKMQLPTLKIFFSDHGRAGFHLRFRAAFTEKVRVNLEKNESFTANLTVPMDYFLSFITSAFLGLIEQWIQNGLDKTPQEMTRLYIDIISFIQSNGAKH from the coding sequence GTGAGTATTTATATTGAAAAAAGTAAAAAAACAAAACAACTTATTCAAAATTCATTTATACAAATTTTAGAGAAGAAGTCATTTGAATCAATAACAATAGGAGACATTACAAAACATGCAGGAATTAATCGAGGGACATTTTATTCACACTATATGGATAAATTTGATTTGCTAGGTAAAATTGAGCAGCAGTTATTTGCAGACTTCGGGAACCATATTGATCAATTGCAATCCCGTTATATATCTATTCAATTGTTTGAAAAAGACCAAGAGCAAATAGCATCTACATTATTCAGCTTTATTAAAATGCAATTGCCGACATTAAAGATTTTTTTTAGCGATCATGGTAGAGCAGGTTTTCACCTTCGATTTAGAGCGGCTTTTACTGAAAAAGTGCGTGTTAATTTAGAGAAAAATGAAAGCTTCACTGCCAATTTAACGGTACCAATGGATTACTTTTTATCTTTTATTACGTCAGCTTTTTTAGGATTAATAGAACAATGGATTCAAAATGGTTTAGATAAAACTCCTCAAGAAATGACAAGATTATATATTGATATTATCTCCTTTATTCAAAGTAATGGGGCTAAACACTAA
- a CDS encoding NAD(P)-dependent oxidoreductase, with the protein MRIIVFGATGGVGQSVVKQALEMGFEVTAFVRTPSKLDLVHEQLSIIQGDAFNKEEVFAAIAGHDAVVSCLGSSQGMKKSTELEEMTKNIVSGMQAHNVKRIVYTASAGINKEIPGISGKLAMKMLKNALTDHRNAVNYIEAHGLNFTIVRPMGLTNDDLTGKYRESKVSVPDKPRSISRTDVAHFIVKALNDKQYENSSVGIAN; encoded by the coding sequence ATGAGAATTATTGTTTTCGGTGCAACTGGTGGCGTGGGCCAATCTGTCGTGAAGCAAGCGTTGGAAATGGGGTTTGAAGTAACTGCATTTGTACGCACTCCATCAAAGCTAGATTTGGTACATGAGCAGTTAAGTATTATACAGGGCGATGCTTTCAATAAAGAGGAAGTTTTTGCAGCAATTGCAGGGCATGATGCAGTTGTGTCATGTTTAGGCTCAAGTCAAGGGATGAAAAAATCGACAGAGCTTGAGGAGATGACGAAAAACATTGTATCTGGAATGCAGGCACATAATGTGAAACGAATCGTCTACACAGCTTCTGCTGGAATTAACAAAGAAATTCCAGGCATCAGTGGTAAATTAGCAATGAAAATGCTAAAAAATGCTCTGACAGATCATCGCAACGCCGTTAATTATATTGAAGCACACGGATTGAATTTCACAATCGTTAGACCGATGGGATTAACGAATGATGACTTAACAGGTAAGTACAGAGAATCAAAAGTAAGCGTACCAGATAAACCAAGATCGATTTCACGCACTGATGTTGCACACTTTATTGTGAAAGCATTAAACGATAAACAATACGAAAACTCATCTGTCGGTATTGCTAACTAA